The Arthrobacter sp. NicSoilC5 genome has a window encoding:
- a CDS encoding polysaccharide deacetylase family protein, with the protein MIKSRSSLARGRAGLLTLGVAVWAMAAALLTPAAANAAVDNPAPTPLVSFTFDDGMQSALTQAAPTLKKYGLTGTSYVITNCVGMTSVPNTCRANTDVPYMTWDQVTQLQNTYGWEIGSHTVDHQCLVSVGNDCQATKLTAAQVDAELANSRAALSAHGFNATALATPYGDYDMSALARIAKYYTSMRGFADVGNNIWPLGDLLLHNTPVQEATTPVSTLKAKVDEAIANRTWAIFTFHDVRTSPSQNPDDYQYGTAELDQLAAYVQTKVAAGQIRNVNVSKGLVTGSPNLLPNATFNNGIADGWRTDAPATITADAGTNGSYPDPAKSVKLVSGSAAGHLFSPKVPVSAANSYLYKAFLNVAAISTGEVGFYVDEYNAAGQWISGQFRKRENSRWVESMNFTYTPSSTSVASASLQVYVTGTGITAYLDNMQMMTLGSGSTTPSPNLVANGTFDAGIGSGWRTDSASTILADAANHGSPANPVNSVKMTATTANKHLFSPQVAVAAGSYKIASYLNITARTSGEMGFYIDEYNSAGQWISGQWKLGISAGGVTNVDLTYSPSSTAVAKASLQVIVQGNSGLQAYFDDVRWTKS; encoded by the coding sequence ATGATCAAATCCAGATCCAGCCTGGCGCGAGGCCGCGCCGGGCTCCTGACCCTTGGGGTAGCCGTGTGGGCCATGGCCGCCGCGCTGCTGACCCCTGCGGCCGCGAACGCCGCCGTGGACAACCCTGCCCCAACTCCGCTCGTGTCCTTCACCTTCGACGACGGCATGCAAAGTGCCTTAACGCAGGCTGCCCCCACCCTCAAGAAGTACGGGCTCACCGGCACCAGTTACGTCATCACCAACTGCGTGGGGATGACATCCGTGCCGAACACCTGCCGCGCCAACACCGACGTTCCCTATATGACGTGGGACCAGGTCACCCAGTTGCAGAACACCTACGGCTGGGAGATCGGCTCACACACCGTTGACCACCAGTGCCTTGTCAGCGTGGGCAACGACTGCCAGGCCACCAAGCTGACGGCCGCCCAGGTGGACGCCGAACTGGCCAACAGCAGGGCCGCTTTGTCGGCCCACGGGTTCAATGCCACTGCCCTGGCCACGCCCTACGGCGACTACGACATGTCGGCGCTCGCCCGGATCGCAAAGTACTACACCTCGATGCGCGGTTTTGCGGACGTGGGCAACAACATCTGGCCGCTCGGCGACCTGCTGCTCCACAACACGCCGGTGCAGGAAGCCACCACTCCGGTCTCCACGCTGAAGGCTAAAGTTGACGAGGCCATCGCCAACAGGACGTGGGCCATCTTCACGTTCCACGACGTCAGGACATCGCCGAGCCAGAACCCGGATGACTACCAGTACGGTACGGCTGAGCTGGACCAGCTGGCAGCGTATGTGCAGACCAAAGTGGCGGCCGGGCAGATCCGGAACGTCAATGTCAGCAAGGGCCTGGTAACCGGCAGCCCCAACCTCCTGCCGAACGCGACGTTCAATAACGGCATCGCCGACGGTTGGCGCACGGACGCCCCGGCCACGATCACCGCGGACGCCGGGACCAACGGGAGCTACCCTGATCCTGCCAAGTCCGTGAAGCTGGTGTCGGGTTCCGCTGCGGGCCACCTGTTCTCGCCGAAGGTTCCGGTGTCGGCGGCCAACAGCTACCTGTACAAGGCCTTCCTCAACGTGGCGGCAATCTCCACTGGAGAAGTGGGCTTCTATGTGGACGAGTACAACGCGGCCGGCCAGTGGATTTCCGGGCAGTTCCGCAAACGGGAAAACAGCCGCTGGGTGGAGTCGATGAACTTCACCTACACTCCGAGCTCCACCAGCGTGGCATCCGCCAGCCTGCAGGTCTATGTGACCGGCACCGGCATCACTGCGTACCTGGACAACATGCAGATGATGACGCTCGGGAGCGGTTCCACCACGCCGTCGCCCAACCTCGTGGCGAACGGCACGTTTGATGCCGGCATCGGCTCGGGATGGCGGACAGACTCCGCATCAACCATCCTGGCTGACGCAGCCAACCACGGGAGCCCGGCCAACCCGGTGAACTCGGTCAAGATGACGGCCACCACGGCCAACAAACACCTGTTCTCCCCGCAGGTGGCGGTGGCAGCCGGCAGCTACAAGATCGCCAGCTACCTCAACATCACGGCGCGGACCAGCGGCGAGATGGGCTTCTACATTGACGAATACAACTCCGCCGGGCAGTGGATCTCCGGGCAGTGGAAGCTCGGGATCTCGGCCGGCGGCGTGACCAATGTGGATCTGACGTACTCGCCGAGCAGCACCGCGGTAGCGAAGGCGAGCCTTCAGGTGATTGTCCAGGGCAATTCCGGACTGCAGGCGTACTTCGACGACGTCCGCTGGACCAAGTCCTAG
- a CDS encoding polysaccharide deacetylase family protein has translation MPPRRRRVRQVLLNPLVVIAVLVLLITAGWFMYTGRIGTFAQARPGANLLPALFPGVAGPTAAPGPSPSAGTSVAPEGGWTAAHSGDAKTSLELVPGQMGAQALKLNIPQYASGDVTLTSPRVDVVPGKTYFFKVFATTEADFRLLVRKYHRDGSTSLEQLRNPVERPGTTAFTVSDAFNSGDTVAAVEYVFRFASVGTARVEGAYLEAADDVQPPAPAAVGPNVIPNPGFAGTQPNQPAFWSPYSSGTSTVESGRGEDGRGSFLWTRIGNYVNGEAKWQYQPIAVTPDRYFRFGAAYKADREVDVVAEFELAGGGRTFKNLESVPPAGEWTTISEAFQVPDGAANAMVTLVAHGNGTTAVRDYSLTDITRPGPLRWNQSLVSITFDDGWQSVYDRALPLLDKHGFKSTQYVNASSIETPNFITGAEVQQLHQAGHEIAAHAYQHVDLTSVGAERLDEELRKSEEALAAAGLPTDDLAPPYGRSDPQVDWYAAKYFKIMRGTDDGINTRQNLNPHDLKVLYVTDATTPETLKEALAETSRSNGWLILVYHQIAAPDASGTQKNTIAADKSTITSDVLATQLQLIDESGIQVKPVAQAFEQLQGP, from the coding sequence GTGCCGCCTAGGCGCCGGCGGGTCCGCCAGGTCCTGCTGAATCCGCTCGTGGTCATCGCGGTCCTGGTTCTCCTGATCACCGCCGGGTGGTTCATGTATACGGGCAGGATCGGAACCTTCGCCCAGGCGCGGCCCGGAGCCAACCTGCTCCCGGCGCTCTTTCCCGGCGTTGCCGGACCGACGGCGGCACCGGGCCCGTCGCCGTCGGCCGGTACTTCGGTGGCTCCGGAAGGCGGCTGGACCGCGGCCCACAGTGGGGATGCGAAGACCTCCCTGGAACTGGTGCCCGGGCAGATGGGCGCCCAGGCGCTGAAGCTCAACATCCCGCAGTACGCCTCGGGCGATGTCACCCTCACCAGCCCGCGCGTGGACGTGGTTCCCGGCAAGACCTACTTCTTCAAGGTGTTCGCCACCACGGAAGCGGATTTCCGGCTGCTGGTGCGGAAATACCACAGGGATGGCAGCACCAGCCTGGAGCAGCTGAGGAACCCGGTGGAGCGGCCGGGGACCACCGCGTTCACGGTGAGTGACGCGTTCAACAGCGGCGACACCGTCGCGGCAGTGGAGTACGTCTTCCGCTTCGCCTCAGTGGGTACCGCGCGCGTGGAAGGCGCCTACCTCGAGGCAGCGGACGACGTCCAGCCTCCGGCACCCGCAGCGGTGGGCCCGAACGTGATCCCCAACCCGGGATTCGCCGGTACCCAGCCGAACCAGCCGGCCTTCTGGTCCCCCTATTCCTCCGGGACGTCAACAGTGGAGTCCGGGCGCGGCGAGGACGGGCGCGGAAGCTTCCTCTGGACCCGCATCGGAAACTACGTGAACGGGGAGGCGAAGTGGCAGTACCAGCCCATCGCGGTGACCCCGGACCGCTACTTCAGGTTCGGCGCGGCCTACAAGGCGGACCGCGAGGTGGATGTGGTGGCCGAGTTCGAGCTTGCGGGCGGCGGACGCACCTTCAAGAACCTGGAGTCCGTGCCGCCGGCAGGGGAGTGGACCACCATCAGCGAGGCATTCCAGGTCCCCGATGGCGCGGCCAACGCAATGGTCACCCTGGTTGCGCATGGGAACGGGACCACCGCGGTCCGCGACTATTCGCTGACGGACATCACCAGGCCCGGGCCGCTGCGGTGGAACCAGTCCCTGGTCTCGATCACGTTCGACGACGGGTGGCAGTCCGTGTACGACCGCGCGCTGCCCCTGCTGGACAAGCATGGGTTCAAGTCCACCCAGTACGTCAACGCCAGCTCGATTGAGACGCCGAACTTCATCACGGGCGCCGAGGTCCAGCAGTTGCACCAGGCGGGACATGAAATTGCAGCCCATGCCTACCAGCACGTCGACCTCACCTCCGTGGGGGCGGAGCGCCTGGATGAGGAGCTGCGCAAGAGCGAGGAAGCGCTGGCCGCGGCCGGCCTTCCCACCGATGACCTGGCACCGCCGTACGGACGCTCCGACCCGCAAGTGGACTGGTATGCGGCCAAGTACTTCAAGATCATGCGGGGGACGGATGACGGCATCAACACGAGGCAAAACCTCAACCCGCATGACCTGAAGGTCCTGTACGTGACCGACGCAACCACGCCGGAAACCCTGAAGGAAGCGCTCGCCGAGACCTCCCGGTCCAACGGCTGGCTCATCCTGGTCTATCACCAGATCGCTGCCCCCGACGCGTCGGGGACCCAGAAGAACACTATTGCGGCGGACAAGAGCACTATCACCAGCGACGTCCTCGCAACCCAGCTGCAGCTCATCGACGAAAGCGGCATCCAAGTGAAACCGGTCGCCCAGGCGTTCGAGCAGTTGCAGGGCCCGTGA
- a CDS encoding glycosyltransferase family 2 protein has protein sequence MDIALLVFWLFAGVSILYVVHFGLYLAGANFYDIWQQRRKGLSGIRLPTPYQPECAATATWTRRAVPEVPGLVSIVIAAHNEEAVIVRTLDSIRRSTYPFFEVFVADDASGDLTGRLVRDYQLRHPAMGLRIVRMHRNVGKGAALNSVLRRFARGQFVMTLDADSVIQPDAITRALSYFDDPYVAGVAANVQIMEETTALGILQRFEHMIGYRSKKLYSLLNCEFVVGGVASTYRMRVLRKVDFYDTDTVTEDIGLSAKITHLGNRRFRMVYGADVVAKTEGVLTFRALAKQRYRWKYGSIQNLIKYRSMTLNPSRRYSRTLAYYRMPTAVLSEFTLLVSPLAWTYAVYWSLATYTPALIIGSYATITAYTLLTVLMDENLSPRERTRLCMYAPTAYFLFYIMDLVQLAAAVRCIVRSPGLVRRPEINTWKSPQRAGSVAVISRAA, from the coding sequence ATGGATATCGCGCTCTTGGTCTTTTGGCTCTTCGCGGGCGTCAGCATCCTGTACGTTGTGCACTTCGGCCTCTACCTGGCGGGTGCCAACTTCTACGACATATGGCAACAGCGGCGCAAGGGACTCAGCGGGATCCGGCTTCCCACCCCCTACCAGCCCGAGTGCGCGGCGACGGCTACCTGGACCCGGCGGGCGGTCCCCGAGGTACCCGGGCTGGTCTCCATTGTCATTGCGGCCCACAACGAGGAAGCCGTGATCGTCCGGACCCTGGACTCCATCCGGCGCAGCACCTACCCGTTCTTTGAGGTCTTCGTCGCAGATGACGCCTCCGGTGACCTCACCGGCCGGCTGGTCCGCGATTACCAGTTGCGGCACCCCGCGATGGGCCTGCGGATCGTGCGGATGCACCGGAACGTGGGCAAGGGCGCGGCGCTCAACTCGGTGCTCCGCAGGTTCGCGCGCGGCCAGTTCGTCATGACGCTCGACGCCGACTCGGTCATCCAGCCGGACGCCATCACCCGGGCGCTGTCCTACTTCGACGACCCGTACGTGGCCGGCGTGGCGGCGAACGTCCAGATCATGGAGGAGACCACGGCGCTCGGTATCCTGCAACGGTTTGAGCACATGATCGGCTACCGCTCCAAGAAGCTCTACTCGCTGTTGAACTGCGAGTTCGTGGTGGGTGGTGTGGCCTCCACCTACCGGATGCGCGTGCTGCGCAAGGTGGACTTCTACGATACGGACACCGTGACCGAGGACATCGGCCTAAGTGCGAAAATCACCCACCTGGGCAACCGGCGTTTCCGCATGGTTTACGGTGCGGACGTGGTGGCAAAGACCGAGGGGGTGCTCACCTTCCGTGCCCTGGCCAAGCAGCGCTACCGCTGGAAGTACGGAAGCATCCAGAACCTCATCAAGTACCGCAGCATGACCCTGAACCCCAGCCGCCGGTACAGCCGCACCCTGGCGTACTACCGGATGCCCACGGCCGTGCTGAGCGAGTTCACGCTGCTCGTCTCACCCCTGGCCTGGACGTACGCGGTCTATTGGTCGCTGGCCACCTACACTCCGGCGCTGATCATCGGGTCCTACGCCACCATCACCGCCTACACGCTGCTGACGGTCCTGATGGATGAAAACCTCTCACCGCGGGAACGCACCAGGCTGTGCATGTACGCGCCCACCGCCTATTTCCTGTTCTACATCATGGACCTGGTCCAGCTCGCGGCAGCGGTCCGGTGCATCGTCCGTTCGCCAGGGCTGGTGCGGCGCCCCGAGATCAACACGTGGAAATCTCCGCAGCGGGCCGGCAGCGTGGCGGTGATAAGCCGTGCCGCCTAG
- the gabT gene encoding 4-aminobutyrate--2-oxoglutarate transaminase, translating to MTTTAADITYRLEQKRNVQADFPGPKSVALTERRKSVVAAGVASSVPVYVADADGGIIHDVDGNSFIDLGSGIAVTSVGASDPAVVGAVKEAVEHFTHTCFMVTPYEGYVAVAEQLNRLTPGDHEKRTVLFNSGAEAVENAVKVARLATGRDAVVAFDHAYHGRTNLTMALTAKAMPYKTNFGPFAPEVYRMPMSYPYREENPSITGAEAAKRAITMIEKQIGGDQVAAIIIEPIQGEGGFIVPAEGFLPALADWAKEKGIVFIADEVQSGFCRTGEWFAVNHEGVVPDIITMAKGIAGGMPLSAITGRADLLDAVHPGGLGGTYGGNPVACAAALASIGSMEEYDLNGRARHIESIATARLRELQSDLANAGTAVIGDVRGRGAMLAIELVQAGTKEPNPELTKAVAAACLKEGVIILTCGTYGNVIRLLPPLVITDELLADGLGVLAAAIKANA from the coding sequence ATGACCACCACCGCAGCAGACATCACCTACCGCCTGGAGCAGAAGCGCAACGTCCAGGCCGACTTCCCGGGCCCCAAGTCCGTGGCACTGACCGAACGCCGTAAGTCCGTGGTGGCTGCCGGCGTCGCCTCCAGTGTCCCGGTCTACGTTGCAGACGCCGACGGCGGCATCATCCACGACGTCGACGGCAACTCCTTCATTGACCTGGGCTCAGGCATCGCCGTGACCAGCGTGGGTGCCTCCGACCCCGCCGTCGTGGGCGCCGTCAAGGAAGCCGTGGAGCATTTCACCCACACATGCTTCATGGTCACCCCCTACGAGGGCTACGTGGCCGTCGCCGAGCAGCTGAACCGCCTCACCCCGGGCGACCACGAGAAGCGCACCGTACTCTTCAACTCCGGTGCCGAGGCAGTGGAGAACGCCGTCAAGGTGGCCCGCCTGGCAACCGGCCGGGACGCCGTCGTGGCTTTCGACCACGCCTACCACGGCCGGACCAACCTCACCATGGCGCTCACCGCCAAGGCCATGCCGTACAAGACCAACTTCGGCCCGTTCGCGCCCGAGGTCTACCGCATGCCCATGAGCTACCCGTACCGCGAGGAAAACCCCTCGATCACCGGCGCCGAGGCAGCAAAGCGCGCCATCACCATGATCGAGAAGCAGATCGGCGGCGACCAGGTTGCCGCGATCATCATCGAGCCCATCCAGGGTGAGGGCGGCTTCATCGTCCCGGCCGAGGGCTTCCTGCCCGCGCTGGCTGACTGGGCCAAGGAGAAGGGCATCGTCTTCATCGCCGACGAGGTCCAGTCCGGCTTCTGCCGCACGGGCGAATGGTTCGCCGTCAACCACGAAGGCGTCGTCCCGGACATCATCACCATGGCCAAGGGCATCGCCGGCGGCATGCCGCTGTCCGCCATTACCGGCCGCGCCGACCTCCTGGACGCCGTGCACCCCGGCGGCCTGGGCGGCACCTACGGCGGCAACCCCGTGGCCTGTGCAGCAGCCCTGGCCTCGATCGGATCCATGGAGGAGTACGACCTGAACGGCCGTGCCCGCCACATCGAGTCCATCGCCACGGCGCGCCTGCGTGAACTGCAGTCCGATCTGGCCAACGCCGGGACCGCGGTCATCGGCGACGTCCGCGGCCGTGGTGCGATGCTCGCCATCGAGCTCGTCCAGGCCGGAACCAAGGAACCCAACCCGGAGCTGACCAAGGCTGTGGCCGCCGCCTGCCTGAAGGAAGGCGTCATCATCCTCACCTGCGGCACCTACGGCAACGTCATCCGCCTGCTGCCCCCGCTGGTCATCACCGATGAACTGCTCGCAGACGGCCTGGGAGTCCTCGCCGCAGCCATCAAGGCCAACGCCTAA
- a CDS encoding gamma-aminobutyraldehyde dehydrogenase translates to MVQTLQNFINGKFVTPAGTTLLDVVNPTNGEVVAQAPVSVQADVDAAMTAAKDAFRTWKHVTPGQRQLMLLKLADAIEANSDELVEAQHRNTGQVRSLIASEEVAAGADQLRFFAGAARILEGKSAGEYFEGHTSYVRREPIGVVAQVAPWNYPFLMAIWKIGPALAAGNTVVLKPSDTTPESTLVLARLAGDILPAGVLNVVLGTGETGAMMVEHKVPGLVSITGSVRAGIAVASGAAKGLKRAHLELGGKAPAIVFADADIKKSAAAIAEFAFFNAGQDCTAITRVLVQDSVHDDVVAAMVEHTRTLHTGSQNDEDNYFGPLNNVNHFNAVTSVVENLPANCRIETGGHRAGEKGYFFEPTIITGAKQTDDVVQKETFGPVITVQKFSTEEEAVALANDVDYALASSVWTTNHGTAMRLSRDLDFGAVWINTHILLTAEMPHGGFKQSGYGKDLSMYGVEDYTRIKHVMSALDA, encoded by the coding sequence GTGGTCCAAACCTTGCAGAACTTCATCAACGGGAAGTTCGTCACCCCCGCCGGCACCACCCTGCTGGACGTGGTCAACCCCACCAACGGGGAAGTGGTGGCGCAGGCCCCCGTTTCCGTGCAGGCGGATGTGGATGCGGCCATGACGGCAGCCAAGGACGCCTTCAGGACCTGGAAGCACGTCACCCCGGGCCAGCGCCAGCTGATGCTGCTCAAGCTTGCCGACGCCATCGAGGCCAACAGCGACGAACTCGTCGAAGCCCAGCACCGCAACACCGGCCAGGTCCGCTCCCTCATCGCCTCCGAGGAAGTGGCTGCCGGCGCCGACCAGCTGCGCTTCTTCGCCGGTGCCGCCCGCATCCTGGAGGGCAAGTCCGCCGGCGAGTACTTCGAGGGCCACACCTCCTACGTCCGCCGCGAACCCATCGGCGTGGTGGCCCAGGTGGCCCCCTGGAACTACCCCTTCCTGATGGCCATCTGGAAGATCGGTCCCGCGCTCGCTGCCGGCAACACCGTGGTCCTGAAGCCCTCCGACACCACCCCCGAGTCCACGCTGGTCCTGGCCCGCCTGGCCGGCGACATCCTGCCCGCGGGCGTCCTGAACGTGGTCCTGGGCACCGGCGAAACCGGTGCCATGATGGTGGAGCACAAGGTCCCCGGCCTGGTGTCCATCACGGGATCTGTCCGCGCGGGAATCGCGGTGGCTTCCGGCGCCGCCAAGGGTCTCAAGCGCGCCCACCTGGAGCTCGGCGGAAAGGCCCCGGCCATCGTCTTCGCGGACGCGGACATCAAGAAGAGCGCGGCGGCGATCGCCGAATTCGCGTTCTTCAACGCCGGCCAGGACTGCACGGCCATCACCAGGGTGCTGGTGCAGGATTCCGTGCACGACGACGTCGTTGCAGCCATGGTGGAACACACCCGGACCCTGCACACCGGCTCGCAGAACGACGAAGACAACTACTTCGGCCCGCTGAACAACGTGAACCACTTCAACGCCGTGACCTCCGTGGTGGAGAACCTGCCGGCCAACTGCCGGATCGAAACCGGCGGACACCGGGCAGGGGAGAAGGGCTACTTCTTCGAACCCACCATCATCACCGGCGCCAAGCAGACCGACGACGTGGTGCAGAAGGAAACGTTCGGCCCCGTCATCACCGTCCAGAAGTTCAGCACCGAGGAAGAAGCCGTTGCCCTGGCCAACGACGTGGACTACGCGCTGGCCTCCAGCGTCTGGACCACCAACCACGGCACGGCCATGCGGTTGAGCCGGGACCTGGACTTCGGCGCCGTCTGGATCAACACCCACATCCTCCTTACCGCCGAAATGCCGCATGGCGGCTTCAAGCAGTCCGGCTACGGCAAGGACCTCTCCATGTACGGCGTGGAGGACTACACGCGCATCAAGCACGTGATGTCCGCCCTCGACGCCTGA
- a CDS encoding PucR family transcriptional regulator → MAISLAALVGVTSLKLSKAGVAETTWNQDINWVAVTELEDPQRFLNGGELVLTTGLRLRSAPEQRRFVRQVQRAGAVGIGFGVGLSHEAVPPALLAEANRWGLPVVEVPYETPFIAITKLVADAQSADHYAKLERLIAGHQVLARALLTGGGLAELLKNLGGMLRTDVALTQFTAQLYNSGSTHPSADTWSSYPVPTGRRDACTLWVRQPFEDTGIIGYAQNLISVELNNMVKQRQAQRALCGQVLEDVIHGALETSEAQRRLAGVGVNSTRKNVVLLAVSAAHGKALGSTSVPQELEKAVAAVVGKDLVLVVNDDGGTAPALARKLSDHLAEAGIHATIGIGGAYTKPNGLRWSYFEARDAASHGLPVNEPERLSLTSLLLASEDVPLADMAHESLNPLRAFDAAHGSELMSTLESYLNNNGSVAAVAEELTLHRNTVRYRLAQITELTGYDPSVTADRVQLWLALAVARLSARQGK, encoded by the coding sequence ATGGCCATTTCCCTTGCTGCCCTGGTGGGCGTGACCTCCTTGAAGCTGTCCAAGGCGGGCGTGGCGGAGACCACCTGGAACCAGGACATCAACTGGGTGGCTGTGACGGAACTGGAGGATCCGCAGCGGTTCCTCAACGGCGGGGAACTGGTGCTCACCACGGGCCTGCGGCTGCGGTCCGCGCCGGAGCAGCGGCGCTTCGTGCGGCAGGTGCAGCGTGCCGGTGCGGTGGGCATCGGATTCGGCGTGGGGTTGTCCCATGAGGCGGTGCCCCCGGCCCTCCTGGCGGAGGCCAACCGGTGGGGCCTGCCGGTGGTGGAAGTGCCCTACGAGACCCCGTTCATCGCCATCACCAAGCTGGTGGCGGACGCCCAGTCGGCCGACCACTACGCCAAACTGGAACGGCTCATCGCCGGGCACCAGGTGCTGGCCCGGGCGCTGCTGACCGGCGGCGGGCTGGCAGAGCTGCTGAAGAACCTGGGCGGCATGCTGCGCACCGACGTGGCGCTGACCCAGTTCACGGCGCAGCTGTACAACAGCGGCAGCACCCACCCGTCGGCCGATACGTGGTCCAGCTACCCGGTGCCCACGGGCCGGCGGGACGCCTGCACGCTGTGGGTCCGCCAGCCGTTCGAGGACACCGGCATCATCGGTTACGCGCAGAACCTGATCAGCGTGGAGCTGAACAACATGGTCAAGCAGCGGCAGGCCCAGCGCGCCCTGTGCGGCCAAGTATTGGAGGACGTGATCCACGGGGCGCTGGAGACCAGCGAGGCCCAGCGCCGCCTGGCCGGCGTGGGCGTGAACAGCACCCGCAAGAACGTGGTGCTGCTGGCCGTGTCGGCCGCCCACGGGAAGGCGTTGGGGAGCACCTCGGTGCCGCAGGAACTGGAGAAGGCGGTCGCTGCCGTCGTGGGCAAGGACCTGGTGCTGGTGGTCAATGACGACGGCGGGACGGCGCCGGCGCTGGCACGGAAGCTGAGCGACCACCTCGCCGAAGCCGGGATCCATGCCACGATCGGCATCGGCGGGGCGTACACCAAGCCCAACGGCCTGCGCTGGAGCTATTTCGAAGCCCGGGACGCCGCCAGCCATGGGCTGCCGGTCAACGAACCGGAACGGCTCAGCCTGACATCGCTGCTGCTGGCCAGCGAGGACGTCCCGCTGGCGGACATGGCGCACGAGTCCTTGAACCCGCTGCGGGCGTTCGATGCCGCGCACGGCTCGGAGCTGATGTCCACGCTGGAGAGCTACCTGAACAACAACGGCTCGGTGGCTGCGGTGGCGGAAGAGCTCACGCTGCACCGGAACACGGTCCGGTACCGGCTGGCGCAGATCACCGAGCTCACCGGGTATGACCCCTCCGTCACTGCGGACCGGGTGCAGCTGTGGCTGGCCCTGGCCGTGGCCCGGTTGTCCGCCCGGCAGGGCAAGTAG
- a CDS encoding CYTH and CHAD domain-containing protein has product MEASRGIEIEKKYDVDAGAVVPPLEQAAGVARTGNPHTDLLEAVYFDTPTHALAGRRITLRRRTGGKDAGWHLKLPPQAAAGSEGPQERTELHAPLGRPDVVPDALLTHLYAYLRGAVPVPVVRLDTRRTTYPLYGADGAHLADLADDQVTAERLGDGDNATRQEWREWELELVHGGPDLFGPVEELLAAAGARPAGHASKLVRALGADTKAGKRAAAGEAPTGASGTEGAPALLAGKRAPAAAVVTVYVAAQIDQILASDAAVREEEPEAIHTMRSATRRIRSVLAAYAKLYRASPVRKLRSELKWLGQLLGQPRDAEVLRARLRDQLGALQPGDGTAGATARVEQRTGGDYDAAYRLLLEALGSGRYFRLLDKLEDFRDNPPVRADAVAPGRRAAAKAVDKAARRLERSRKAAKRARRGRDQELALHRVRKDAKRLRHVAESAALVHGKRAGKVAKAARRQQKILGQFQDAVVARDLLAAIAAEHSEPATAGIYAELLNQQEERMLEARAGYRKARKKSRDLLGRGVL; this is encoded by the coding sequence GTGGAGGCTTCCAGGGGAATCGAGATTGAGAAGAAGTACGACGTCGATGCCGGCGCCGTGGTGCCGCCCCTGGAACAGGCCGCAGGGGTGGCCCGCACAGGCAATCCGCACACCGACCTGCTGGAGGCGGTGTACTTCGACACCCCCACCCATGCCCTGGCCGGCCGCCGCATCACCCTCCGCCGCCGCACCGGCGGGAAGGACGCGGGGTGGCATCTGAAGCTGCCGCCCCAGGCGGCGGCCGGCAGCGAAGGCCCGCAGGAGCGGACGGAACTGCATGCACCCCTGGGCCGTCCCGACGTCGTACCGGACGCCCTGCTTACCCACCTTTACGCCTACCTCAGGGGTGCTGTCCCCGTGCCGGTGGTGCGCCTGGACACCCGCCGCACCACCTACCCCCTGTACGGGGCCGACGGCGCCCATCTCGCCGACCTCGCGGACGACCAGGTCACTGCCGAACGCCTGGGGGACGGGGACAACGCCACAAGGCAGGAGTGGCGCGAATGGGAACTGGAGCTGGTCCACGGGGGGCCGGACCTCTTTGGCCCGGTGGAGGAGCTGCTCGCAGCCGCCGGCGCCCGGCCCGCCGGCCATGCCTCGAAGCTGGTCCGGGCCCTGGGCGCTGACACCAAAGCGGGCAAGCGTGCCGCCGCCGGCGAGGCGCCCACCGGTGCTTCCGGAACCGAAGGCGCCCCTGCCCTGCTGGCCGGGAAGCGTGCGCCGGCTGCCGCCGTCGTCACCGTTTATGTGGCCGCGCAGATCGACCAGATCCTCGCCAGCGACGCCGCCGTCCGGGAGGAGGAACCCGAGGCCATCCACACCATGCGGTCCGCCACGCGCCGGATCCGCTCGGTCCTGGCCGCGTACGCCAAGCTCTACCGGGCGTCACCGGTGCGCAAACTGCGGAGCGAGCTGAAGTGGCTGGGCCAGCTGCTCGGCCAGCCGCGCGACGCCGAGGTCCTGCGGGCCCGGCTCCGTGACCAGTTGGGCGCGCTGCAGCCCGGGGATGGCACAGCCGGGGCCACGGCAAGGGTGGAGCAGCGCACGGGCGGGGATTATGACGCCGCGTACCGGCTCCTGCTGGAAGCCCTGGGGTCGGGCCGCTACTTCAGGCTCCTGGACAAGCTTGAGGATTTCCGTGACAACCCGCCGGTGCGCGCCGACGCGGTAGCGCCGGGACGTCGGGCGGCCGCGAAAGCCGTGGACAAGGCCGCCAGGCGGCTGGAGCGCTCCCGCAAAGCGGCCAAGCGCGCGCGGCGCGGCAGGGACCAGGAACTTGCCCTCCACCGGGTCCGCAAAGACGCCAAGCGGCTGCGCCACGTGGCTGAATCAGCGGCCCTGGTGCACGGCAAGCGTGCGGGCAAGGTAGCCAAGGCCGCCCGCCGGCAGCAGAAGATCCTGGGCCAGTTCCAGGACGCCGTGGTGGCCCGCGACCTGCTGGCAGCCATCGCCGCGGAACACAGCGAGCCCGCCACGGCAGGCATCTACGCGGAGCTGCTCAACCAGCAGGAAGAGCGGATGCTGGAGGCCCGTGCCGGGTACCGGAAGGCCAGGAAGAAGTCGCGCGACCTGTTGGGCCGCGGCGTCCTCTGA